From Watersipora subatra chromosome 2, tzWatSuba1.1, whole genome shotgun sequence, one genomic window encodes:
- the LOC137387668 gene encoding 3-mercaptopyruvate sulfurtransferase-like: MHSSVSSQKSTSLISVSQLTEFIGLSDAVSDLVILDVSVPMPGETKDCYTEFKQRHIPGARFFDLNKCKETNTENEYMLPTVEKFKKCVERFDIKSHTTVVVYDANKEKGMFSSPRAWFMFMTFGHKRVYVIDGGLMQWLKEGRSTETGDAPLRLQSNYSPGQFRIAHVKCLQQVKLNIVAKNFQLLDARSPALFHGSSPELRPDIKPGHIPGSKCLFWIEFLEDGVLKSPEKLVEVYKAAGVDPKSSIVATCNTGMAACFIKLTCHMLGNSDVAVYDGSWVDWFLHAPDNLKIEVPK, translated from the exons ATGCATAGTTCCGTATCTTCGCAGAAGTCTACAAGTCTTATTTCTGTTAGCCAGCTGACTGAATTTATTGGCTTGTCCGATGCAGTATCCGATCTTGTTATTTTGGATGTCAGTGTTCCTATGCCTGGAGAGACTAAAGACTGCTATACAGAGTTCAAACAGCGACACATTCCTGGTGCAAGGTTTTTTGATTTGAATAAGTGTAAAGAAACGAATACCGAAAATGAATACATGTTGCCGACTGTAGAGAAATTTAAAAAGTGTGTCGAACGTTTTGATATCAAAAGTCATACAACGGTTGTTGTGTATGATGCTAATAAAGAAAAGGGAATGTTTAGTTCTCCTCGCGCTTGGTTCATGTTTATGACGTTTGGACATAAAAGGGTGTATGTGATTGATGGAGGGCTTATGCAATGGCTCAAAGAAG GAAGGAGTACAGAGACGGGTGATGCCCCACTACGCTTGCAATCAAATTATTCACCTGGACAGTTTCGTATTGCGCACGTGAAGTGTTTGCAGCAGGTGAAACTGAACATTGTTGCTAAGAATTTTCAACTGCTGGATGCTCGCTCTCCTGCCTTGTTCCATGGCTCCTCTCCAGAGCTGAGACCTG ATATAAAGCCAGGCCATATTCCAGGCTCCAAGTGTTTGTTTTGGATCGAATTCCTTGAAGATGGAGTGTTAAAGTCACCGGAAAAGTTAGTTGAGGTTTACAAAGCAGCAGGGGTGGACCCAAAATCGTCTATCGTGGCAACGTGTAACACAG GTATGGCAGCATGTTTCATCAAGCTGACCTGTCACATGCTGGGCAACTCTGACGTTGCTGTGTATGATGGATCGTGGGTAGACTGGTTCCTTCATGCACCTGATAATCTCAAGATAGAAGTTCCAAAGTAG